A genome region from Celeribacter baekdonensis includes the following:
- a CDS encoding ABC transporter substrate-binding protein — protein sequence MLKTLLTGTALAAGLGWAAQADTLKIANIAELSGAGAAAGSVWADGVHLAIDEINENGGILGMQVDMSEYDSQTDPLQSRALVQKAIDEGAFALLGTVYSSSTVVNMLVAQQNGIPQFTGSEAPSITQKGNPYIFRTTFGAQKGMPKIGAYLKDGLEVSKVAIAWANTEYGKGGHDAFVDVAKEMGLEVVSDVPSEQGQADFSADILKIKNTGAEAVFIYLTEEESARFLIEAKKQGLTIPMIGDTVLASQKVIDLSGGAAEGALGHVALSADAPVPLLQAMSAKFTERFGYRPDHNAIKGYIGAYAIKYGTEIVGEADSQKLTDALHGTCLDAATYPGVLMDICWDETGEVSRESFMVEVKNGAQEITTILPPN from the coding sequence ATGCTGAAAACACTTCTGACAGGGACCGCGCTTGCCGCAGGTCTGGGATGGGCCGCGCAGGCGGACACATTGAAAATTGCCAATATTGCCGAACTATCAGGTGCCGGGGCCGCCGCCGGGTCGGTTTGGGCTGATGGTGTGCATCTGGCCATTGATGAGATCAACGAAAACGGCGGCATTCTTGGGATGCAGGTCGATATGTCGGAATACGACAGCCAAACCGACCCGTTGCAAAGCCGGGCTTTGGTGCAAAAGGCCATTGATGAGGGCGCTTTTGCGCTTTTGGGGACGGTGTATTCCTCGTCGACCGTGGTGAACATGTTGGTCGCGCAACAAAACGGCATCCCACAATTCACCGGCTCCGAGGCTCCCTCGATCACGCAGAAAGGCAACCCTTATATTTTCCGTACCACCTTTGGCGCGCAAAAGGGGATGCCGAAAATTGGTGCTTATCTCAAAGACGGCCTTGAGGTGAGCAAAGTGGCGATCGCTTGGGCCAATACGGAATACGGTAAGGGCGGCCATGATGCCTTTGTCGATGTGGCCAAAGAGATGGGGCTTGAGGTTGTGTCTGATGTGCCCTCCGAGCAAGGACAGGCCGATTTTTCTGCCGATATTCTGAAGATCAAAAATACCGGCGCCGAAGCCGTGTTTATTTATCTGACCGAAGAGGAAAGCGCGCGGTTTTTGATTGAGGCCAAGAAGCAAGGCCTCACCATTCCGATGATCGGCGACACGGTGTTGGCATCGCAAAAAGTCATTGATCTGTCCGGGGGAGCGGCTGAGGGTGCCTTGGGTCATGTTGCACTTTCGGCTGATGCCCCCGTGCCGCTGTTGCAGGCAATGAGCGCGAAGTTCACCGAGCGGTTTGGCTATCGCCCCGATCACAACGCGATCAAAGGCTACATCGGTGCCTATGCGATCAAATACGGCACGGAGATCGTTGGCGAGGCGGACAGCCAAAAATTGACGGATGCACTGCATGGCACGTGTTTGGATGCAGCCACCTATCCCGGCGTTTTGATGGACATTTGCTGGGATGAAACCGGCGAAGTGTCTCGCGAAAGTTTCATGGTTGAAGTCAAAAACGGCGCACAGGAAATCACAACCATTTTGCCGCCGAACTGA